From Bradyrhizobium sp. NDS-1, the proteins below share one genomic window:
- a CDS encoding HEAT repeat domain-containing protein, which produces MSSPFESYDDLEDADERLQAADPAERRVAIIALGHSGDPAAVAHLANMVADPDAGVRQQVAMALGEFDGPEAAGALVKLLVDPERIVATAAADSMAEFKDPACADVILPLVKHGHAFVRMGALRALKELRRKDTLKPALEALQDSDAAVRAQAIGVIGFLKLEESIPALTALINDPDAHVRRAAVSALAFSQLKSAAETITRALKDSDWMVREMAAETLGLNVNGAIAADQLVACLADEFWQVRLKSIRSLGKMKIERAVRPIGACVTHDQANLRKEAAAALGEIAHADGEAFLAVIADDPDPEVRKNARWALQQIAARKARAGA; this is translated from the coding sequence ATGTCCAGTCCGTTCGAATCCTACGACGATCTCGAAGACGCCGACGAGCGGCTTCAGGCTGCCGATCCCGCCGAGCGCCGCGTCGCCATCATCGCGCTCGGCCATTCCGGCGATCCTGCTGCGGTTGCGCATCTCGCCAACATGGTGGCCGACCCCGATGCGGGCGTGCGCCAGCAGGTCGCAATGGCGCTCGGTGAGTTCGACGGGCCGGAAGCTGCGGGCGCGCTCGTGAAGCTGCTGGTCGATCCCGAAAGAATCGTTGCGACGGCCGCGGCCGACAGCATGGCCGAGTTCAAGGACCCGGCTTGCGCCGATGTCATCCTGCCGCTGGTCAAGCATGGCCACGCCTTCGTTCGCATGGGCGCGTTGCGGGCACTCAAGGAGCTGCGCCGCAAGGACACGCTGAAGCCCGCGCTGGAGGCGCTGCAGGATTCCGATGCGGCCGTGCGCGCGCAGGCGATCGGCGTGATCGGCTTCCTGAAGCTGGAAGAATCGATCCCCGCGCTGACGGCGCTGATCAACGATCCTGACGCTCATGTGCGCCGCGCCGCCGTGAGCGCGCTTGCGTTCTCGCAGTTGAAGTCTGCTGCGGAGACGATCACGCGCGCGCTGAAGGATTCGGATTGGATGGTCCGCGAGATGGCCGCGGAGACGCTGGGCCTCAACGTGAACGGAGCCATCGCGGCGGATCAGCTCGTCGCCTGCCTCGCGGACGAGTTCTGGCAGGTGCGGCTGAAGTCGATCCGCAGCCTCGGCAAGATGAAGATCGAACGTGCGGTGCGGCCGATCGGCGCGTGCGTCACCCACGACCAAGCAAACTTGCGCAAAGAGGCCGCCGCCGCGCTCGGCGAGATCGCACATGCCGACGGCGAGGCATTTCTGGCCGTGATCGCCGACGACCCAGACCCTGAGGTCCGCAAGAACGCTCGGTGGGCGCTGCAGCAGATTGCGGCGCGGAAGGCGCGGGCAGGGGCGTAG
- a CDS encoding ferredoxin family protein, with protein sequence MPLASFQTSVPVVVDDAKCIADKGCTVCVDVCPLDVLRISDMTNKAYMAYDECWYCMPCEADCPTGAVTVNIPYLLR encoded by the coding sequence ATGCCCCTCGCGTCCTTTCAGACATCGGTTCCGGTGGTCGTCGACGACGCCAAGTGCATTGCGGACAAGGGCTGCACCGTCTGTGTCGACGTCTGCCCGCTCGACGTTCTGCGCATCAGCGACATGACCAACAAGGCTTACATGGCTTATGACGAGTGCTGGTACTGCATGCCCTGCGAAGCCGATTGCCCGACCGGCGCCGTCACCGTCAACATTCCATACCTGTTGAGGTGA
- a CDS encoding fumarate reductase/succinate dehydrogenase flavoprotein subunit, with translation MALDQIVDGLSEVSCDVLVIGGGTAGPMAALKAKLKNPKANVVLLEKANVKRSGAISMGMDGLNNAVIPGYATPEQYTKEITIANDGIVDQKAVYKYAQNCYSIIEELDSFGIRFLKNENGDYAVKKVHHIGTYVLPMPNGETVKKALYRQLRRARILISNRYMATRLLKSADDRIAGAVSVNTRTAEMLVIKAKAVILCMGAAGRLGLPTSGYMFGTYENAANSGDGYAMAYHAGAALANLECFQINPLIKDYNGPACAYVAGPFGAFTANNEGSRFIECDYWSGQMMLEFYNELLSGKGPVFLQLKHLHPETISEIESTLHKVERPTRGLFQQGRGVDYRSESIEMHISEIGFCSGHSASGVFVDDNARTTVPGLYAAGDMASVPHNYMLGAFTNGSVAGIDAMEFADSHDFAEFDAADVAMERDRVMAPTKREDGIPPNQIEYKTRRLVNDYLQPPKVTRKYELGMRRLAEAREDMQERMIARNAHELLRALEVQSIMDCADMAAHASLYREESRWGLYHWRTDFPEKDNENWFCHTLLSKRDGKMTSEKRAVEPYVVPIADDEKDLYDKQRIRATA, from the coding sequence ATGGCACTAGATCAGATCGTCGACGGACTTTCGGAGGTTTCCTGCGATGTGCTGGTGATCGGCGGCGGCACGGCCGGGCCGATGGCGGCGCTGAAGGCGAAGCTGAAGAATCCGAAAGCCAATGTCGTTCTGCTCGAAAAGGCCAACGTCAAGCGCTCCGGCGCGATCTCGATGGGGATGGACGGGCTCAACAACGCCGTCATCCCCGGTTATGCCACGCCGGAGCAGTACACCAAGGAAATCACCATCGCCAACGACGGCATCGTCGACCAGAAGGCAGTCTATAAATACGCACAGAACTGCTACAGCATTATCGAGGAGCTCGACAGTTTCGGCATCCGCTTCCTGAAGAACGAGAACGGCGATTACGCCGTCAAGAAGGTGCACCACATCGGCACCTACGTGCTGCCGATGCCGAACGGCGAGACCGTGAAGAAGGCGCTGTATCGCCAGCTCCGCCGCGCCCGCATCCTGATCTCCAACCGCTACATGGCGACGCGGCTGCTCAAATCCGCCGACGATCGCATCGCCGGCGCGGTGAGCGTCAATACCCGCACCGCCGAGATGCTGGTGATCAAGGCCAAGGCCGTGATCCTGTGCATGGGCGCCGCCGGCCGCCTGGGTCTGCCGACCTCCGGCTACATGTTCGGCACCTACGAGAACGCCGCCAATTCCGGGGATGGCTATGCGATGGCGTATCACGCCGGCGCCGCGCTCGCGAACCTCGAATGCTTTCAGATCAATCCGCTGATCAAGGACTATAACGGCCCGGCCTGCGCCTATGTCGCCGGTCCGTTCGGCGCCTTCACAGCCAACAACGAAGGTTCGCGCTTCATCGAATGCGACTACTGGTCGGGTCAGATGATGCTCGAATTCTACAACGAGCTCCTGTCCGGCAAGGGGCCGGTATTCCTCCAGCTCAAGCACCTCCATCCCGAGACCATTTCGGAGATCGAATCCACCTTGCACAAGGTGGAGCGGCCGACGCGCGGGCTGTTCCAGCAGGGGCGGGGCGTCGACTATCGCAGCGAATCGATCGAGATGCACATCTCCGAAATCGGCTTCTGCTCTGGCCACAGCGCCTCGGGCGTGTTCGTCGACGACAATGCGCGCACCACCGTGCCGGGCCTCTATGCCGCCGGTGACATGGCGAGCGTGCCCCACAACTACATGCTCGGCGCCTTCACCAACGGCTCGGTCGCAGGCATCGACGCGATGGAATTCGCCGACAGCCACGACTTCGCGGAGTTCGATGCAGCCGACGTCGCGATGGAGCGCGACCGCGTGATGGCGCCGACGAAGCGCGAGGACGGCATTCCGCCGAACCAGATCGAGTACAAGACCCGCCGCCTGGTCAACGACTATCTCCAGCCGCCGAAGGTCACGCGCAAGTACGAGCTCGGCATGCGCCGCCTGGCCGAGGCGCGGGAGGACATGCAGGAGCGCATGATTGCGCGCAACGCGCATGAGCTGCTCCGCGCGCTCGAGGTGCAGTCGATCATGGACTGCGCCGACATGGCGGCGCATGCCTCGCTATATCGGGAGGAGAGCCGCTGGGGCCTCTACCATTGGCGCACGGATTTCCCCGAGAAGGACAACGAGAACTGGTTCTGTCACACGCTGCTGAGCAAGCGGGACGGCAAGATGACCAGCGAAAAGCGTGCGGTCGAGCCTTATGTCGTCCCGATCGCCGACGACGAGAAGGACCTCTACGACAAGCAGCGCATCCGCGCCACCGCCTGA
- a CDS encoding ferredoxin--NADP reductase, producing the protein MNAFQKETVLSVRHWTESLFSFTATRDPGFRFQNGQFAMIGLEVEGKPLMRAYSMASANHEEALEFFSIKVQDGPLTSRLQKIKEGDIILVGRKATGTLITGNLIPGKRLLLLSTGTGLAPFASLIKDPDVYENYETIVLAHGCRHVSELAYGEHVVDGLRNHEFFGPLIRDKLVYYPTVTREPFRNRGRITDLIASNQMFDDIGLSGLDIETDRIMLCGSPAMLEELPAMFSARGFIEGNHSQPGHFVVEKAFVER; encoded by the coding sequence ATGAACGCATTTCAGAAGGAGACGGTTCTGTCGGTCCGGCACTGGACCGAATCCCTGTTCAGCTTCACTGCCACCCGTGATCCCGGCTTTCGTTTCCAGAATGGCCAGTTCGCGATGATCGGACTCGAGGTCGAAGGCAAGCCCTTGATGCGGGCCTACAGCATGGCCAGCGCCAATCACGAGGAGGCACTCGAGTTCTTCTCGATCAAGGTGCAGGACGGGCCGCTGACCTCGCGCCTGCAGAAGATCAAGGAAGGCGACATCATCCTGGTCGGCCGCAAGGCGACGGGGACGCTGATCACCGGCAATCTCATTCCGGGTAAACGCCTGTTGCTGCTTTCGACCGGCACCGGCCTTGCGCCCTTCGCCAGCTTGATCAAGGATCCCGATGTCTACGAGAATTACGAGACCATCGTGCTCGCCCATGGCTGCCGCCACGTTTCGGAACTGGCCTATGGCGAACACGTCGTCGATGGCCTGCGCAACCACGAATTCTTCGGACCGCTGATCCGCGACAAGCTCGTCTACTACCCGACCGTCACCCGCGAGCCGTTCAGGAATCGCGGCCGCATCACGGATCTGATCGCTTCCAATCAGATGTTCGACGATATCGGCCTGTCCGGCCTCGATATCGAGACCGATCGTATCATGCTCTGCGGCAGCCCGGCGATGCTGGAGGAACTGCCCGCGATGTTCTCCGCACGCGGCTTTATCGAGGGCAACCACAGCCAGCCTGGTCATTTCGTGGTCGAAAAGGCCTTCGTCGAGCGCTGA
- a CDS encoding gamma-butyrobetaine hydroxylase-like domain-containing protein: MRLVAPTVADYEASADLASLLVRTTQDDALSVPAETLRLSCKCAHCTRARFDGRFPEAFPGIAITEIGDLGYGLNIAFSDGHNRGIYPKPYLLSLAGH; this comes from the coding sequence ATGAGACTGGTGGCACCCACCGTGGCCGATTATGAAGCAAGCGCCGATCTCGCTTCGCTCCTCGTCCGCACGACGCAGGACGATGCACTGAGCGTCCCCGCAGAAACGCTTCGCCTTTCCTGCAAATGCGCCCATTGCACCCGTGCGCGCTTCGACGGCCGCTTCCCGGAAGCATTTCCAGGCATCGCCATCACCGAAATCGGCGATCTCGGCTACGGGCTGAACATCGCGTTCTCGGACGGGCATAACCGAGGGATTTATCCGAAGCCGTATTTGCTGAGCCTGGCAGGGCATTGA